In one window of Kwoniella newhampshirensis strain CBS 13917 chromosome 14, whole genome shotgun sequence DNA:
- a CDS encoding 3-isopropylmalate dehydrogenase: MTDKTFKIAVLPGDGIGPEVVDQAIRVLETLTAHSDLKIELKTYDFGGAGIDNHGVPLPDVTLNACKEADAVLMGSVGGPKWGVGPVRPEQGILKLRKELGLYANIRPASFVSENLLKRSPLKEEVAKGTDITVVRELIGGIYFGERQETNEEGVAWDQCIYSKSEVERITRVAAQIALAAEPPLPVTSVDKANVLATSRLWRKTVTELMAKEYPQLKLEHQLVDSAAMIMVANPRKLNGVLLTENMFGDILSDESSVIPGSLGLLPSASLAGAPDAKKTTMGLYEPIHGSAPDIAGQGIANPIGTILSAAMMLRYSLGKGDSAALIEKAVQTVLDSPDVGGHDLRTRDLGGDKSTKDVGDKVVEVLKGLLKA, encoded by the exons ATGACTGACAAGAC TTTCAAAATCGCTGTGCTTCCCGGAGACGGTATTG GCCCAGAAGTCGTGGACCAAGCCATCCGTGTCCTCGAGACGCTCACCGCTCACTCTGACCTCAAGATTGAGCTCAAGACGTACGATTTCGGGGGTGCCGGTATCGACAATCACGGCGTTCCATTGCCCGACGTCACGTTGAACGCGTGCAAGGAGGCCGATGCGGTCTTGATGG GCTCCGTTGGTGGCCCTAAATGGGGTGTCGGACCCGTTCGACCCGAACAAGGTATCCTCAAACTTCGAAAAGAACTCGGTCTCTACGCCAACATCAGACCGGCTAGCTTTGTCTCTGAGAACCTGTTGAAGAGAAGTCcattgaaggaggaggttgcCAAGGGCaccgatatcactgtggtcAGAGAGCTGATTGGCGGTATCT ACTTCGGAGAACGCCAAGAGACCAACGAGGAGGGAGTTGCATGGGACCAGTGCATCTACTCCAAATCCGAAGTCGAGCGAATCACTCGAGTTGCCGCTCAGATCGCCCTCGCTGCTGAGCCCCCGCTCCCTGTCACTTCCGTCGACAAGGCCAACGTTCTCGCCACTTCTCGTCTCTGGAGGAAGACAGTGACCGAGCTTATGGCGAAGGAATACCCTCAGCTCAAACTCGAACATCAGCTCGTTGACTCGGCTGCTATGATCATGGTTGCCAACCCTAGGAAGTTGAACGGTGTCTTGTTGACCGAGAACATGTTCGGTGATAT CCTCTCCGATGAGTCGTCAGTCATACCTGGATCTCTCGgccttctcccttccgcTTCTCTTGCTGGTGCACCTGATGCCAAGAAGACCACAATGGGTCTCTACGAGCC GATTCACGGCTCTGCTCCTGACATTGCCGGTCAAGGCATTGCCAACCCTATCGGAACCATCCTTTCAGCCGCTATGATGCTCCGATATTCGCTCGGCAAGGGAGACTCCGCTGCTCTCATTGAGAAGGCTGTTCAGACAGTTCTAGACAGTCCCGACGTCGGTGGACACGATTTGAGAACGAGAGATCTGGGCGGCGACAAGTCCACGAAGGATGTTGGTGACAAGGTCGTGGAGGTCCTCAAGGGGTTATTGAAAGCGTAA
- a CDS encoding serine/threonine-protein phosphatase PP-X isozyme 1: MSMSSDLDQQIAQLKRCEIIPESAVKELCLKAKEILMEEGNVQYVDSPVTICGDIHGQFFDLMELFKVGGFCPETNYIFMGDFVDRGFYSVETFLLLLLLKVRYPDRITLIRGNHESRQITQVYGFYDECQRKYGSSNVWRYCCDVFDYLSLGCVVDGRVFCVHGGLSPQVGRLDQIRVIDRRQEVPHEGPMCDLLWSDPDDITGWGMSPRGAGFLFGSDVVDQFNHNNDIELIARAHQLVMEGYKLMFDRKIVTVWSAPNYCYRCGNTASVLELDENLRQEYKVFEAAPQDARSIPQKRPMMHEYFL, encoded by the exons ATGTCTATGTCTTCGGACCTGGATCA ACAAATCGCTCAATTGAAACGATGCGAGATCATACCTGAATCAGCGGTGAAAGAGCTATGTCTCAAGGCGAAAGAGATAttgatggaagagggtAATGTGCAATATGTGGATAGTCCAGTAACG ATATGCGGAGATATACATGGACAATTCTTCGATCTGATGGAACTGTTCAAAGTGGGAGGTTTCTGTCCAGAGACAAACTACATCTTCATGG gCGACTTCGTAGACAGAGGATTCTACTCGGTCGAAACattcctcctgctccttcttctcaaaGTGAGATATCCCGATAGAATAACGCTCATACGGGGAAATCACGAATCTCGCCAAATCACCCAAGTGTACGGGTTCTATGATGAGTGTCAGAGAAAATACGGCAGTAGTAATGTCTGGAGATATTGTTGTGATGTTTTCGATTATCTGAGTTTGGGATGCGTGGTGGATGGAAGGGTGTTCTGTGTACATGGTGGACTAAGTCCTCAAGTAGGGAGATTAgatcag ATCCGAGTGATAGATAGACGGCAAGAAGTTCCACATGAAGGACCGATGTGTGATCTCCTATGGTCAGATCCTGATG ATATCACCGGTTGGGGTATGTCACCAAGAGGGGCAGGGTTTTTGTTCGGTAGCGATGTCGTCGAT CAATTTAATCACAACAACGACATCGAACTGATAGCGAGAGCCCATCAATTGGTGATGGAAGGTTACAAA CTCATGTTCGATAGGAAGATTGTCACTGTATGGTCAGCGCCGAATTACTGCTATCG ATGTGGGAATACGGCGAGTGTATTagagctggacgagaacCTACGACAAGAGTACAAGGTGTTTGAAGCGGCTCCTCAAGATGCGAGATCGATACCGCAAAAACGACCGATGATGCACGAGTATTTCCTATAA